Proteins encoded within one genomic window of Chloroflexota bacterium:
- a CDS encoding YciI family protein → MWYLTFSRPAAPREQITPHLQEHLDWQRRMHDNGRVLFSGPSGDRTMGIILIRAGSLDEAKEVLDSEPFHALGLRTYEVIEWDVHQGLGLGGFSGESLALLAKEKEASA, encoded by the coding sequence ATGTGGTACCTGACGTTCTCGCGCCCTGCTGCGCCACGCGAGCAGATCACGCCGCACCTGCAGGAGCATCTGGACTGGCAGCGCAGGATGCACGACAACGGCCGGGTGCTCTTCTCCGGCCCGTCCGGCGACCGCACGATGGGCATCATCCTCATTCGCGCCGGGTCGCTGGACGAGGCGAAGGAAGTGCTCGACTCGGAGCCGTTCCACGCTCTCGGACTCCGCACATACGAGGTCATCGAGTGGGACGTCCACCAGGGTCTCGGCCTCGGCGGGTTCTCGGGCGAAAGTCTGGCGCTGCTGGCCAAGGAGAAGGAAGCGTCGGCATAA
- a CDS encoding amidohydrolase family protein, which translates to MRTIDTHAHIVPEEVIDLLPEPFGTFNMVGNITDIGARLAYMDSHGVQVQALSAWLGLLSKGTEAAQRFNDALARVVEANPDRFVGLCIAPMSEPEKAPAEVERAVRELGMVGVGIASNVNGTNLDAKEFGPFWAKVQELDVPVFIHPANVLGPDRLESWFLNNIIGNVTDTAVAAGSIIFGGVFHEFPNLKIYLAHGGGSCPYIRGRWDHAFRSGLTGSSVTKLPSEYMKMFYFDALTHSHQTLHYLIDSFGHDRVMLGTDYPFGMGDYDQVAFINQPEYLSDEQKADMLGETAAKLFKM; encoded by the coding sequence ATGCGGACCATCGACACCCACGCCCACATCGTCCCTGAAGAGGTAATCGACCTGCTGCCGGAGCCGTTTGGGACGTTCAATATGGTGGGCAACATCACGGACATTGGGGCGCGGCTGGCGTACATGGACTCCCACGGCGTGCAGGTGCAAGCGCTCTCGGCGTGGCTGGGGCTGCTGAGCAAGGGAACCGAGGCGGCGCAGCGCTTCAACGACGCCCTTGCCCGTGTGGTGGAAGCGAACCCTGATCGCTTCGTTGGGCTTTGCATCGCGCCTATGAGCGAGCCGGAGAAGGCTCCGGCGGAAGTCGAGCGCGCCGTCAGGGAGTTGGGCATGGTCGGCGTCGGCATCGCGTCAAACGTCAACGGCACGAACCTCGACGCCAAGGAATTCGGGCCGTTCTGGGCGAAGGTGCAGGAGCTGGACGTGCCCGTCTTCATCCACCCGGCCAACGTCCTGGGGCCGGACCGGCTGGAGAGCTGGTTCCTCAACAACATCATCGGCAACGTCACGGACACGGCCGTCGCGGCGGGGAGCATCATCTTCGGCGGCGTCTTCCATGAGTTCCCCAACCTCAAGATCTATCTGGCCCACGGCGGTGGAAGCTGCCCGTACATCCGCGGGCGGTGGGACCACGCTTTTCGCTCGGGCCTGACGGGGTCGTCGGTTACCAAGCTGCCGAGCGAGTACATGAAGATGTTCTACTTCGATGCGCTGACGCACTCCCACCAGACGCTGCACTACCTGATCGACTCGTTCGGCCACGACAGGGTGATGCTGGGCACGGACTACCCCTTTGGGATGGGGGACTACGACCAAGTGGCGTTCATCAACCAACCGGAGTACCTGTCCGACGAGCAGAAGGCAGACATGCTCGGCGAGACGGCGGCCAAGCTGTTCAAGATGTAA
- a CDS encoding glycerol-3-phosphate acyltransferase: MTEDLWVVAVTAVAAYLAGSISPSYILARYVKGVDIRKTGTLNAGTLNAFNALGKKGGASVFLFDLGKGFLATLVPGWLGLPDEATYAAAIAVVAGHNWPVWLKFVGGKGVATTAGVALGLIPLLAVAALVPAIILLVTLKKFAIVGMGAGFVLLVALTYFTGEPAGVFIVIFAVAALVAIAQFTRPTWVRDAGDSSTDTAEAS, from the coding sequence ATGACTGAAGACCTCTGGGTTGTGGCTGTCACGGCGGTTGCCGCTTACCTGGCGGGCAGCATCTCACCGTCCTACATCCTTGCCCGCTACGTGAAGGGCGTCGATATCCGCAAGACGGGGACGCTGAACGCGGGCACCCTCAATGCCTTCAACGCCCTCGGGAAGAAGGGCGGCGCTTCCGTCTTCCTGTTCGATCTGGGCAAGGGCTTCCTTGCAACTCTCGTCCCCGGCTGGCTTGGTCTGCCCGATGAAGCAACCTATGCGGCGGCGATTGCGGTGGTCGCCGGGCACAACTGGCCTGTGTGGCTGAAGTTCGTCGGCGGCAAGGGCGTCGCGACGACCGCCGGCGTCGCGCTGGGGCTGATCCCGCTGCTGGCGGTGGCCGCCCTGGTTCCCGCGATCATTCTGCTTGTTACACTCAAGAAGTTCGCCATCGTCGGGATGGGCGCCGGCTTCGTGCTGCTGGTGGCGCTGACCTACTTCACGGGGGAGCCGGCCGGCGTCTTCATCGTCATCTTCGCAGTCGCCGCGCTCGTGGCCATCGCCCAGTTCACACGCCCGACGTGGGTGCGCGATGCGGGAGACTCGTCAACCGACACTGCGGAGGCGTCGTAG
- a CDS encoding Rieske 2Fe-2S domain-containing protein, with amino-acid sequence MLTREENELLTRVGPGTPMGNLIREFWIPALPSNEFPTPDSPAKRMRLLSENLVMFRDSDGNVGCFPESCPHRGASLYFGRSEEGGLRCIYHGWKFKVDGQCLEMPSEPETSNYKDKVRIRAYPCRDVNHMIWIYMGPRETPPPFPAFDVNLIPEENAFPPIIMMEEANWFQNLEGDTDSVHLDWLHARLRADVPVIGRGHIRGTFSPMKNPFVQAKPAEYGAFYTARRKVGDTDRYWHRINQFIFPIFTMVGGDSEQAHLRAHVPVDDTHSMLISLGGYRNRAMTEEERNSRIFQDPFHPTGGYVERTSNPLTYFHTVANKDSDYWRDMEVEKTEMMSGVPFVMNLQDRAMTELMANAAGEPIYDRTREHLGTTDGMCIIVRRQLIRAASAHLEDGTVPPNVDDAELNHVRHACVGLDIDGDWVAASEAQRYSQEEHKCLCNHVLSMGEDTDPANMPAEVLGLA; translated from the coding sequence ATGCTCACCAGGGAAGAGAACGAGCTGCTAACCAGGGTTGGGCCGGGTACGCCCATGGGGAACCTGATCCGCGAGTTCTGGATTCCAGCGCTCCCGTCCAATGAGTTTCCCACGCCGGACTCGCCCGCCAAGCGCATGCGGCTGCTCAGCGAGAACCTCGTCATGTTCCGCGACAGCGACGGCAACGTCGGGTGCTTCCCGGAGTCCTGCCCCCATCGCGGTGCGAGCCTCTACTTCGGCCGCTCCGAGGAGGGTGGGCTTCGCTGCATCTACCACGGCTGGAAGTTCAAGGTCGACGGCCAGTGCCTTGAGATGCCCTCGGAGCCGGAGACCAGCAACTACAAGGACAAGGTGCGCATCCGCGCCTACCCCTGCCGCGACGTCAACCACATGATCTGGATCTACATGGGCCCGCGCGAGACGCCGCCGCCCTTCCCGGCCTTCGACGTCAACCTCATTCCCGAGGAGAACGCCTTCCCACCCATCATCATGATGGAGGAGGCCAACTGGTTCCAGAACCTGGAGGGCGACACGGACTCCGTGCACCTCGACTGGCTGCACGCCCGGTTGCGCGCCGACGTGCCGGTGATCGGACGCGGTCACATCCGGGGAACCTTCAGCCCGATGAAGAACCCCTTCGTGCAGGCCAAGCCCGCGGAATACGGCGCTTTCTACACTGCCAGGCGGAAGGTTGGCGACACAGACCGGTACTGGCACCGCATCAACCAGTTCATCTTCCCCATCTTCACCATGGTGGGCGGCGACTCCGAACAGGCGCACCTTCGCGCGCACGTGCCCGTCGACGACACGCACTCGATGCTCATCTCCCTCGGCGGCTACCGGAATCGCGCCATGACGGAGGAGGAGCGCAACAGCCGCATTTTCCAGGACCCCTTCCACCCAACCGGCGGCTACGTCGAGCGCACCAGCAACCCGCTCACCTACTTCCACACCGTCGCGAACAAGGACTCGGACTACTGGCGCGACATGGAAGTCGAGAAGACGGAGATGATGAGCGGCGTACCATTCGTCATGAACCTGCAGGACAGGGCGATGACTGAGCTCATGGCCAATGCCGCGGGTGAGCCGATCTACGACCGGACCCGTGAGCACCTGGGCACCACCGACGGCATGTGCATCATCGTCCGGCGGCAACTCATCCGGGCCGCCAGCGCCCACCTGGAGGACGGCACCGTGCCGCCCAACGTGGACGACGCCGAGCTCAACCACGTGCGCCACGCCTGTGTCGGCCTCGACATCGACGGCGACTGGGTGGCGGCCAGCGAGGCACAGCGGTACTCGCAGGAAGAGCACAAGTGCCTGTGCAACCACGTCCTCAGCATGGGCGAGGACACGGACCCCGCCAATATGCCGGCCGAGGTGCTTGGGCTGGCGTAG
- a CDS encoding type II toxin-antitoxin system HicB family antitoxin — protein MAVQGRVIPAVRLPLLLEPQPEGGFTVTSPLVPELITEGDNLDEVIEHVQDAWATVLEFYEDDGRPLPPELFVTDREGPISVVALIPAVQMEE, from the coding sequence ATGGCCGTGCAAGGTCGCGTCATTCCGGCGGTACGGTTGCCGTTATTGTTGGAGCCGCAGCCTGAGGGCGGATTCACCGTCACATCTCCGCTGGTGCCGGAGTTGATAACGGAGGGGGACAACCTGGACGAGGTCATCGAGCATGTTCAGGACGCTTGGGCTACTGTGCTGGAGTTCTACGAAGACGATGGTCGACCCTTGCCTCCCGAGTTGTTCGTCACCGATAGAGAAGGCCCTATATCTGTTGTTGCCCTGATACCCGCCGTGCAGATGGAGGAGTGA
- a CDS encoding type II toxin-antitoxin system HicA family toxin translates to MRYRELTRQLTDLGCRELPSRHRGSHRRWVNDATGGRASIPDWGSKDLRLGTIRSALRQLGIDWRVVLRDRND, encoded by the coding sequence GTGAGGTATCGTGAATTAACCCGGCAGCTGACCGATCTGGGTTGCAGGGAATTGCCTTCACGGCACAGAGGTTCACATCGCAGGTGGGTGAACGACGCCACGGGTGGAAGGGCTTCCATTCCTGATTGGGGCAGCAAAGACTTGCGGCTCGGAACCATCCGCTCAGCGCTACGACAGCTAGGGATTGACTGGAGGGTCGTCCTCCGAGACCGCAACGACTAG
- a CDS encoding Rieske 2Fe-2S domain-containing protein has translation MLTHEENEFMCRVGPGTPMGEYLRRFWVPAMMSEELPEPDCPPVRVRLMDEDLVAFRDTDGNVGLVDNYCPHRRASLFFGRNEESGIRCVYHGWKFDVNGDCVDMPSEPAESNFKDKVKIAAYPCRERSGFVWTYMGPADKTPQMPDFEWMHVPEENRGFAKFIYECNFVQSVEGEIDTVHASFLHSNLDAQAVAPTATTSGSRYMYNERWANFFVRNKDYGLLIGARRPAENDSYYWRISQWLHPFYTMTPREPGTGENSYVRCRMWVPRDDETTWVYLSHWHPRRPMYEQDRREIASCRNLIPGTWRAKANIENDYLIDREMQKTKTYAGLPRGTGRVEDAAMIETMGKVVDRRVEHLGTSDLAIIAMRRRLIKGAQELQEGIEPAQAHHPEYYRQRSSSAVLPRDVLFDEDPEVQAEITANLW, from the coding sequence ATGCTTACCCACGAGGAAAATGAGTTCATGTGCCGTGTCGGTCCCGGCACGCCCATGGGCGAGTACCTGCGGCGCTTCTGGGTCCCCGCGATGATGTCCGAGGAGCTGCCGGAGCCTGACTGTCCGCCCGTGCGCGTGCGCCTAATGGACGAGGACCTCGTCGCATTCCGCGACACCGACGGCAACGTCGGCCTCGTCGACAACTACTGCCCTCACCGGCGGGCCAGCCTCTTCTTCGGCCGCAATGAGGAGTCGGGCATCCGCTGCGTCTACCACGGCTGGAAGTTCGACGTGAACGGCGACTGCGTCGACATGCCCTCTGAACCCGCCGAGTCCAACTTCAAGGACAAGGTCAAGATTGCCGCATATCCGTGCCGGGAACGCTCCGGCTTCGTGTGGACGTACATGGGCCCGGCGGACAAGACGCCGCAGATGCCGGACTTCGAGTGGATGCACGTGCCGGAGGAGAACCGCGGCTTCGCCAAGTTCATCTATGAGTGCAACTTCGTGCAGTCCGTGGAGGGCGAGATCGACACCGTCCACGCCAGCTTCCTGCACAGCAACCTGGACGCTCAGGCCGTGGCCCCTACCGCCACCACCAGCGGCAGCCGCTATATGTACAACGAGCGGTGGGCCAACTTCTTCGTCCGCAACAAGGACTACGGGCTGCTCATCGGCGCGCGCCGGCCTGCCGAGAACGACAGCTACTACTGGCGCATCTCGCAGTGGCTGCACCCCTTCTACACCATGACGCCGCGCGAGCCCGGCACCGGCGAGAACTCCTACGTGCGCTGCCGCATGTGGGTGCCCCGCGACGACGAGACCACGTGGGTCTACCTGAGCCACTGGCACCCCAGGCGCCCCATGTACGAGCAGGACCGCCGCGAGATCGCCTCGTGCCGCAACCTCATCCCGGGCACATGGCGGGCCAAGGCGAACATCGAGAACGACTACCTCATCGACCGCGAGATGCAGAAGACGAAGACGTACGCGGGCTTGCCGCGGGGTACCGGGCGAGTCGAGGACGCGGCGATGATCGAGACGATGGGCAAGGTGGTGGACCGCCGCGTCGAGCACCTCGGAACCAGCGACCTGGCGATCATCGCGATGCGCCGCCGCCTCATCAAGGGCGCGCAGGAGCTGCAGGAGGGCATCGAGCCGGCGCAGGCGCACCACCCGGAGTACTACCGCCAGCGCTCCAGCAGCGCGGTTCTCCCACGTGACGTCCTCTTCGACGAGGACCCGGAGGTGCAGGCGGAGATCACCGCGAATTTGTGGTGA
- a CDS encoding DEAD/DEAH box helicase has translation MQAPPPDVPATFGPVSVSREVAQALHVIGYQSPTPVQEQCIPLMNDGKDVVAQAMTGTGKTAAFGIPLVEKVDTERKSVQAIVLAPTRELAVQVSDELHRLGKFKGVRVVACYGGQALSTQINALNAGVHIVVGTPGRVLDHLRRRTLSIAEVRAVVLDEADEMLDIGFLPDIERILRQTPRERQTALFSATMHAAVRGIVHRHLRSPSWVSIGEQLQTAPKVQQVYYEVWEKDKVRGLAGLLHQDLNGGKALLFLRTQAGVDHLVRSLQRHNVTVAGIHGGMTQPQRSGVMRSFKEGRLKVLAATNVAARGLDIPEVSHVINYDMPQNMEEYVHRIGRTARMEADGTAITFVTEWDIDMLDALLDSVGDGLERGTLPMYA, from the coding sequence ATCCAAGCCCCACCTCCGGACGTTCCCGCCACCTTCGGCCCCGTCTCCGTCAGCAGGGAAGTTGCCCAAGCCCTTCACGTCATTGGCTACCAGAGCCCCACACCCGTGCAGGAGCAATGCATTCCCCTGATGAACGACGGCAAGGACGTCGTCGCGCAGGCGATGACCGGCACTGGGAAGACGGCCGCGTTCGGCATACCCCTCGTGGAGAAGGTGGACACTGAGCGCAAGTCGGTGCAGGCCATCGTGCTCGCGCCGACGCGGGAGTTGGCCGTCCAGGTGAGTGACGAGCTGCACCGGCTGGGGAAGTTCAAGGGCGTCCGAGTGGTCGCCTGCTACGGCGGACAGGCCCTCAGCACGCAGATTAACGCGCTCAACGCGGGTGTCCACATCGTCGTCGGCACGCCGGGACGGGTGCTCGACCACCTCCGACGCCGCACGCTGTCGATCGCCGAGGTCCGCGCCGTCGTGCTGGACGAGGCCGACGAGATGCTTGACATCGGCTTCCTGCCGGACATCGAGCGCATCCTGCGCCAGACGCCGCGCGAGCGGCAGACGGCCCTCTTCTCGGCGACCATGCACGCCGCCGTGCGGGGCATCGTGCACCGGCACCTGCGGTCGCCATCGTGGGTGAGCATCGGCGAGCAGCTACAGACTGCTCCCAAGGTGCAGCAGGTCTACTACGAGGTATGGGAAAAGGACAAGGTCCGCGGCCTCGCAGGCCTCCTTCACCAGGACCTCAACGGCGGCAAGGCGCTGCTCTTTCTGCGCACGCAGGCGGGCGTCGACCACCTGGTGCGCTCGCTGCAGCGGCACAACGTCACGGTGGCCGGCATCCACGGCGGCATGACGCAGCCGCAGCGCAGCGGCGTCATGCGCTCCTTCAAGGAGGGCAGGTTGAAGGTGCTGGCGGCGACGAACGTGGCGGCGCGCGGGCTGGACATCCCCGAGGTCTCGCATGTCATCAACTACGACATGCCGCAGAATATGGAGGAGTACGTCCACCGCATCGGCCGGACGGCCCGCATGGAGGCTGACGGCACCGCCATCACCTTCGTCACCGAGTGGGACATCGACATGCTGGACGCCCTCCTGGACAGCGTGGGAGATGGCCTGGAACGCGGCACACTCCCCATGTACGCCTAG